The region ACTGAAAGCATCGGTGCATTGTATAAAACCAAACATCataaactgaaaatcaaacaaaacaaCAGAATCTTCAGTTTTCATTCCGGGGTTCGTTTGTTATTGGACAGCAACAGAAATATATTGGAATTCTAAATTCAAGCCGGAGGTTAACACTTACTTTTTCCATCTCTCTCGGAATCCTCATGAAAGTATAAACTCTTTTACTTTTCTCTTCGTATTTCGCCTCATCGTGTTCGAGGAAATAGCCGCGAGTCAACTCCGATATTAAATACTGCGATATCGAAGCAGCTGGACGCGCTGAAATAATTACAAACGCACGCAATCTAGTTTTATGAAAAAGTTACAGGCCTtagaggacaacaattcaaacttcaccTTAATTAACTTTTCAAGAAACTGGAAACTCAATGTGATAAGTAAAAAAAGGCCACGTTAAGTCTGTTACCTTTTTGAAAGGCATCATCATCTCCTTCAtcatcactttcatcatcCTTTTCTACTGCACCATCATCCGCTGCAGCTGCAGTTTCAGTATTTACCGTCGACACACCCGGCGTTTCACAACCACCAGCTCTCGATCCGATTGTTTCAACCGatgtcatattttctaatatcagaaaaaaacGTTGGTTAATAACCCAGAAAGGCATATCAATAAAATTTacttgatttttatattttttgctttttttaagATGAGATGCAACAATCACCGAACAAAATAGGTTAAAATTGACGGCGATGACGACGTATTCTGCTTATTTGATAATTACTTCCAAACCAtgtcaatatgcttaaattcATCGATTAATTACATGTATTACCTCTTGAGAAAAATCGCGTTTAGCTATTTTATTAGCACGTTAGTTTCTATATTTGCCGCTAGGGCTGGGGATACCACTTTCTGCATAACGAGGATTTCCCGATGACGTCACAACTATTTGACGATtacgatattttcaaaacagtaGTATGCGCGGCcctacggaagcccctaggtgacatacgtacggaagcccctaggtgacatacgagaaaactttttaagtcgaatttcgacttaataagtcgaatttcgagttaattaagtcgaatttcgagttttattttcatgtcgaatttcgacttattaagtcgaaattcgacttaattaacacgaaattcgacttattatgtcgaatttcgacttattaagtcgaaattcgacttaattaacacgaaattcgacttattatctcgaaattcgacttattatctcgaaattcgacttaataagtcgaaataatgaaaaaaattatctcatatgtcacctaggggcttccgtacgGCCCGGCGGTCGGtactgtctatttcaacttttgaCTTCTCCGGAGAGCATTTCAGGctgggtggcctagctcaatcattattttcttgtGGTAGATACCTGATAGAAGTCTtcagaaaggactggcagttgaACTAAACTTtggttttttaatccattctaGCCGATGATCTAATTCGCCCTGAGAGGCGAATTTAGCTTAACTGCTGATAAAGGCGACCCGGTCTGAGAAGCGAGCAGCTATATTCACCTCAGGGCGGTTATATCAACCGCCCTGAGGCGAATTTAATATTCTGCTGATATCGAcctaaaattattgaaatgccATTGCAAAACAAGACATAAAAACAACTGTAGacataattcaattaaatggTAAAAAGTTTTCCTAAAAAGATGTTTTGAGGTCTGCGTTTGAAGTATCGACGGATTCCCGAATTAGAGTAAAACCATTCCAACTCAGCGGGGCGCCAGGCCTTTAATTTAGAAAGTGGGCCAGCCTCTTCAGTACTCTACCAACTGCGTTCACCATTTGAGATTACgttcattttatataattaagTTGGTTGatgtaatttgtattttattacGTAGTAGCGCTACTTTTCAGTGGTAACGAAAAAGTCCGTCCCGGACAGCCGAAATTGGCCGATCATGCTGCGGTAAGCGAGCAGGAATCTCCCCAAATCCCGACCGTCGATAGGTCGGCTCCAATGTAAACAATATGGCCGCCGCCGCTGCGTCGTGGTTGAATTCTTTAAAATCAGCCCAAAAAACTGCTTTAGTTCAAGACAGTGAGTTGTCGGTTATGATTCACATGATCGTTTTTGTCCTGACCTTTCAATTGACCCTAAAAACTACACTGTTCTGCTGTATATTCTGTCAATTTACTCCTAAAAATACCGTGGTTGACAGTGCGTGGCGCCACAAGACGGTGAACGCTATACTTACTCGGCGGTCCTAAATTTAACGATTATGATCTTCTTTTGACAGATAGAAGGAAAATACATTACACCTTCAAAGATGGGAGAGAAATGAGTGAAGAATATGATGTAAGAACTAATGAACTTGTCAGTAAGTAAGAATTACATGAACTTGGGAGTGGATATTTGAACTTCTTAAACCCCGTGTCAAAAAGTGTCTTTGTCGATTCATGTCTATTTCAGTTCGCAGATGGCGTGAAAAAACAAAGCTCGGGGGCGGCAGTGTATGGTTGTATGAAGTTGGCGAACAGTTAGCTCCTAAGAATTTAGAAACCGAGGGTTTGGCTGAAAGTATGTCTAATGTAAGAACCCAAAACCAACGATCAAACATCCGTCTCCAGTATCTTGTATTTAATAATTGCAGTATTTATAATTTACAGCCAATTCTCGTGAGAAGAGACACAAAAAAATCGCTTCAATGGCGAGTTCGCAATCTACCTTATCCTTTGATAACATATGACGTAAAGGTCGATGAAGaagaacaaaaaataatagTGAGAActtcaaataaaaagtatgTTTATTACtgattcattcattatatGTCGTTCACATTTTTATCCCCAACAATACTGAATTAAGTCTTTAACACTTTGCATGCAGATATTATAAGAAGATTGAAGTTCCTGATTTAAGAAGGTTGAATATTCCTCTACATCAACAACACATAAGTGTAGCACATGCTAATAATACATTGATAATTACTGTAAGTAACTCAACGAAATTGCCATTCTTGACATTTCTTTCTCAAATTCAGTTCTTTTAAGAGATGTTGTGTGGAAATTCTGAgatgttttacatattttcttaaggTGTGCTGATCCTTTTATTGTTTTCAGTACGAGAAACCGAAAGAACTTTTGGCATTTGAAGCTGAAGTTTTAGAggaattgaagaaattaaaaaccATGAAAGATGGAGATGTTGATTGCAAACAAAGCTGAGAATCCGTTTAACATCTTGTGTTCtaaataaatttatattcaaattttatatatttataattaaaactaaggtttaatgtttaaaatttcTCTCGAATCATCATGTCTTCGATATCTGAAATCTTTTTGTTCCCGTGTTACAGCGTAACCTCTGGACTACAATCTCTAATGTAATGGTTTAattacaaacctagaattACGTCCCAAATAGGacaattttattaatttcatgcTGGATATAAAGAATCATTGGTTATGAAGATATTTTCTAGTCCTCTGAAGTTAGTTGCAGTGAGGTTACGCTGTACATTTATTCCGAATGAACATCCATTTCAGAGTTGTATCTTCGAATCCCACTAGATTTAACTTGCAGAAACAAATAATGACAACTTATTCAATTAGGAGAAATATCATCAGAaaatttttattgatcatGTCTTGTCGTTCATTGTACATTAATGGCAACAAtctttaaattcaatgaaataatatttttttcagactTGCACTaacagaaaatatttacaagtaAATGCAATTGATATAACTTTATTAATGAGTCCACTATCAGCCTGATCAAGAGGAGTAGAATATGAGCAGAATTAATGTGAAGAATATTGGTTTCTACCGCAACGTACCTGACTACGACTATtatttgagagtagtttctaCTCTTCTTTTAAGAGCTCAAATCCTggctaaaaatatcaaaatactccCAAAATTGGACTAatttatagtttattttcaatcaaactaCTGCCCAGtatatttgattcaaataaatcttaatTTTGGGGAAAACTATTTAACTACAATTAGAGATCAGGTAGTCTGGTCTACCACATCCATCATCTGTTCATAATGTGTAATGTCTGCCTCGAATGATCATATGACACTATCAATATACAACACTAAATAGTAGTTGTCAAACGTTAAGCGTATTTTGAGAGCGGATGGGACCAGTATAATTGTTTTTTAGAGTCTTAACACATCGTCTCATCCTCGACGAGATTATTTCGgttttgtttcctgatcgGTGACGTTGCGTATGAATATATTGTCCTCTGGTTGATTATCGATTTTATCCTGTTCGAACATGTAAGACGACGCGATCGCCAACAATGATCCATCGTTGCTAAAACTGAGCGATGCTATACTTGTCGGGTATCTGAAAATAGACCGCAAACCGTATGAATATAATAGTCACATTGATCTAGGGGTAGACTTTGAGTGGAGCACAAAGATAATGCTGAAAAGGGGCAAGTCAAGTATCCACACAGAGAAAACGAGGGTCTAGAAAACTTTGAAATGTGGCCGCATTCTCCATGACCAGTCTCATTCCATGACTTTCAAGCACCTTTTGGACCCGAATTCAATGACCCGATTCGTTGATCAAATTGACAATAATAAGTTGAGATAAATTAAGACTAGTGCGAACTAGACCTAACAATACAATGATCAGATCTGATAATGTATAATGTCGAAGCTATAGATTATCAGTGACTAAAAAGTTCATAATCTATTCGTGCATTAAGGCAGATCGCTATCAATGACCATAACCATGAATCAATGACTTAAGAGGCAATTCCATGActttcaaggccttgaattgACCCATTTCATGACTTTCAATGATCGCTATGGTCCCTGTTAGCACTTGGGGGACATATAAGAGCTCAATAAACTGCAGTCTTAATAATTGCGGGTCATTTGGATCGGCTCCTGGATATTCGAGGACACTAAACACGTGAACTCGAAAACGGgctgaatatttgaataaataaatacctgTGGAATTGACAAAGTCTTTTCTTGTTAAAACCGTCCCAGATATTTACGAATCCATCGGAACCACCAGTAGCGAACGTATTAAATGAACTATGAAACGCGATCGCGTTCACCGGATAAATCTTCTCGATTCCATCTTCTTTGATTCGATGACATTTAAAAGCGTATTTCTTTTTCTGCACTTCCGGACTCGGATCTAGATATTCAACCGCCACACGacctataaaaaaaaaaaaaacgtcggTATTTGAGACACTGAACAGATTTGATGGTTCGTTGTAAGGTCGCGAGGTTTCTGTTTACTGTCTCACCTTCGATAGAACTCAGCACGTAACCCTGTTTATTGGGAAAACAACGAATCGATCTcgtttgatatttcaaactcGATTCTCTTTTTTGTTGCACCGACATATTTCGTAAATCCCACACCATTATTTTCCGTCTCGCAGTGCCGACAATAAGTCTATCCCCGCAAACTCCTATCGTGTAAACCTAAATAAACATTACAGATTCTACAGTAAAATATGTCTCAGTCCGTAGAGAGAGCAACTGAGGTCAGTAGTGACAGGGAAAGATGGTCGCATCGCACAAAGAATGTTTTAAATTCA is a window of Tubulanus polymorphus chromosome 2, tnTubPoly1.2, whole genome shotgun sequence DNA encoding:
- the LOC141900171 gene encoding protein DPCD-like isoform X1, translating into MAAAAASWLNSLKSAQKTALVQDNRRKIHYTFKDGREMSEEYDVRTNELVIRRWREKTKLGGGSVWLYEVGEQLAPKNLETEGLAESMSNVRTQNQRSNIRLQYLVFNNCSIYNLQPILVRRDTKKSLQWRVRNLPYPLITYDVKVDEEEQKIIVRTSNKKYYKKIEVPDLRRLNIPLHQQHISVAHANNTLIITYEKPKELLAFEAEVLEELKKLKTMKDGDVDCKQS
- the LOC141898826 gene encoding mitotic checkpoint protein BUB3-like, giving the protein MTTGAVLSGESPNEFKLKQPPSDGISAAKFSPSAQSTQFLLASSWDGSVRLYDVLNNSMRLKYTHNAPVLDCCFYDAVHSLSGGLDNTLKMFDFNSNTETKIGYHSMAIKCVEYCPDVNVVVTGSWDSTIKLWDPRAPTCTGSYPQPDKVYTIGVCGDRLIVGTARRKIMVWDLRNMSVQQKRESSLKYQTRSIRCFPNKQGYVLSSIEGRVAVEYLDPSPEVQKKKYAFKCHRIKEDGIEKIYPVNAIAFHSSFNTFATGGSDGFVNIWDGFNKKRLCQFHRYPTSIASLSFSNDGSLLAIASSYMFEQDKIDNQPEDNIFIRNVTDQETKPK
- the LOC141900171 gene encoding protein DPCD-like isoform X2 — encoded protein: MAAAAASWLNSLKSAQKTALVQDNRRKIHYTFKDGREMSEEYDVRTNELVIRRWREKTKLGGGSVWLYEVGEQLAPKNLETEGLAESMSNPILVRRDTKKSLQWRVRNLPYPLITYDVKVDEEEQKIIVRTSNKKYYKKIEVPDLRRLNIPLHQQHISVAHANNTLIITYEKPKELLAFEAEVLEELKKLKTMKDGDVDCKQS